AAGTTCAGTAGTATCAAAATAAGTCTTTTAATACTAATGTTGCTACGAAAGCTGCCTAAAGTGGAATCAAAAAATGGTAACAGGTTGCCAAATATGCGAATGACACAGATCCCGTCGGGATCATTGCTTTTCATACTCttaattttcttcctttttcgtaGTCACATTTCAGCGCAAAGGATATTGGGtagaaaacaaattaaataagaaaataaaaaaaactgtaaCATTAAGTATAATACATACAAAAAGTATTTTAATACCCGTAACTTGTAACGGATTTATaccgattatatataaatatgtatcttTGCTTATTGCAAAATGAGTAGATATAAATTCGTATATATGTGAGAAATGCCGCCCTAACAGTTCGTAAGACTATTTTCAGTTGACTGTTTAGTTTTTATcgcgattttatttttcatgttgGTATTGATTATTACCTTAAGGAAGTTAGTTAAAATCTTTAGATTTTCCGAGTGTAATTTTCTTTACAGTGAATTTCAGGTCAGGGCAGCAATCCGgatagaataaataaaaaagttaaaataaaaatatatcatGGATCCATTGAATTCCAAATAATTGAACTAACTAATTTTCATTGTCTCTATCACgccttaaaaaatataattacagTTAATACAATACTATTTTTTACAATAGATATTATTCTATATAAAGAGTATAGTATGCAAAttattttgtattattttgtatttttcatgcaatcttaatttaataatttggcACTCTCAATCCACAGGCGATTGTTGAATATTTTAATTCAAACTATgttataataaaatattcaacgATTCGCAGTAAACACTTATACTCAATATATCGTTCCTTTctctctagataaaaaaaagcTTATTGTTTTCTAAGTTATGAAGTGTTTTTccttaaatttataattttcataGAGTAAAAAGTTAAAACTAGATCTTATTAAAATAcataattcatttattttacaaaaataaaaaataatactaattattatgtataaattaatttgaaaattagtttttatttttggtttataCCTATTTTGAATTCCTTATTTACAGCATTTCCTTTGGATGTTGTCGGAATAGGTATAAATTGCTAAAGTTGGTAGCACTTGATTTataattttcttattatttattagtTCACTTATGAATTACGTACAGTTTCATTAATCTTATTAAACAATTAAACTACACTATCATTTACCATGGAAAAAACAATACATGCTAAAACTTCCAGTTTATTTTTCACCCCTGCATTAGGTGCTCGATTCTTTCTAATAATTCTTTGTTTAGATCAAAACTTAGATCTACTTTTAAGAACGAAAACGAGGAAAATTGATCGGAATTTTGATTATATCTTGCTTTAAATTGTTTATGCTTAGTTCGTTCTATATATTATTAtgaatagaaaatattaaaaagtcaAATATTGAAATGTTACAATTCCATTGTAATAGCTGCACATTTACTTTCTGAGATTCGTTTCgatttatttaatttctctTTTCACAACTATCAAGTTTTCAGTGGGACTAGCAAAAGAAGATAGAATTAAATGAATAGTAATCATTGACCAGATACTGACTATGGCGTTACAAGATACTTATTGTGTCGTTATCAAAACCGATTCCTGATAttttatgaaattattattttttaatcgcTTAATCCAAAATTTTTGAGCCAAAAGTTCCATAAACAATTCAATATCCTAAATATAAATCTAAAACTAAACATTTCCCAATAAAATCCTATTTTTACTGTCGGTATCTTTTGAGAATTCGTTTGagacttttttccattttatttacaaaataagATCAAATGAAaacacaataaaaatatttaacaattcagaatttctattatttttcactttttttctaatatcaaaagtaaattttgttaattcgaaatatttataaatttgtttttgtttaattttttttttttgaattttctgtGTTATACACATTTTTATCAGTAGTAAACGACCGTGCCTcttatttcaattttgcattggactttatacaattttattaagtaatttagtttttttatcGTAGGTTTACAACCCTTTTAAAATATTGTGAAAATTATAAGTGGGACTAAATGAATGTAGGTATTCGCCAAAAGGGTCCGCTAAATGTGAATTTTTacagaaataaaaatataaatggaTACTTTGTTATTTCGCTTATTTTTCTGGTTATCAATTTACATTTATAGAATTTCATTTTCTAAATGTACTTGCTAAGTTTTTTTCACCTgtagttattatattattataagacAATAATTGGTAGCGTCTTGctcatttgatgttgttataTTATGTTATTGTTGATAATGCCATGCCTGAAGGGGATGGCATTGGGGATGGAGTGGGGACCATTAAACTCGATGATGTTGTTTCAGCTGTGAGACTTCGTTCTTCATATACTCGATCCTGCGGAaggaaaattattaaatttactaTATTTGTATACTGGTtctgaaattctattttctactCATCTACATTATATGATCAAAAATGTTatcctaaaaaagaaaaataaactggAAAAATACTCAGCACCGGTAAGAAGGGAAACACTCAGAAGGCCGTTGAACTATCCGGAAAAACGACTCCGTCATCAACGGtggaacaatcggtatccgatctaggcctgccttaataaggaactctagacatcccggttttgtaccgacgtccaccaattcaatatctctaaaagctgtctggcgtcctaagctacgccatcgctccatctcaggcagggtctgtatcgtcttctttttctaacatagatattggccttatggactttccgggctgaatcatcgtcataaatacggattaagtgacccgcccaccgcaacctgttcagccggattttatccacaaccagacggtcgtgttaTCGCTagtcgatttcgtcgttattcatagggggattcttctctcgaacgcggtcaagagttcgcagtttttgttgctaagaactcaagtctccgaggaatacatgaggactggcaaggtcattgtcttgtacagtaagagctttgaccctatgatgagacgtttcgagcggaacagtttttgtaagctgaaataggctttattGGCAgcgaacaaccgtgcacggatttcaccgtcatagctgttatcggttgtgactctcGTTCCTAGatgagagaaattttcaacaatctcatagttctagtctcctattttcattgacttcctttgaccagtgccgttcgatgctgttcgttcttttggttttggttttggcgttgacgttgccaccatgtacttcgtcttgccttcaataaTGTCCACCCCAGGATCTCGCGcaacctgctcgatctggatgaaggcagtttgcacgtctcgggtcgttcctcccatgatgtcgatatcgccagcataggctagtagttgggtggacttaaagaggaccgggcccctcgcatttacttcagcattgtgaatcactttctcgagggccaggttaaagaggacgcatgatagggcatcccttgtcttgttgtagactgttgttgatgttgaatggtctcgagagtaatcctgctggcctcgcacgttggtcggggtcagcctagtcagtcttatcaatttcgtcgggataccgaattctctcatggctattCTGTCGAAGGCGGCTTtagagtcgatgaaaagatggtgcaactgatttccatattcaaacagtttttccatcgttgaccacacagagaaaatttgatctgttgttgatttacctggagtgaagcctctttgatatgggccaattatgttctgagcgtatggcgctatccggcctaacaagatagcggagaatatcttatagatggtactcatatAATTGACAGATAGATAATACcccgttgctagtcgtcaggaaTTAatccgctgtcccacactttgagcatcagttgatgaaccgcttggtgtaattggacgcccccatatttaaccactgACAGTTTATCAGAGAGAAAATGGATTTGAGAATTTCTACCTCAGATTCTCCCTTGTACATTGTTCAATATCGGCCCTGGGGTTGATTTGTCTGCCTAAGATCCAGTTCTCAGATGGATATCGCTCCAATTGTTCCAGTCGTCCCTACCTGTTCTAGTCTCAATTTGCCAATCTATGAATAGTAATGGAAATGACGGGTTAGTTGTGTTAACGCATCATTGTTTGCAGCGCAACAGAAAAACGAACTGCGAGCAAGAGGACTTTGTTAACCTGAAAAAACGAAGTTGGAACACCGAGAGTTGGAAAGAGAATACCGGGATCTTCGAAGCATCATTAAAAAGGCCATATGAACAAGGAAAGGGGATTGTTACAGGTAGTTGCGCCTAAACAAGCTACGTAGATAAAAATCCTCTCAAATGGCGTACTTAACACTCTTGATAAAAATAACTACaacacttttttgaagaaagaaaagaataggCTGCACCTAACAAGACGTTTTTCAAGTCGCTTTGGTTAAGCAGGGTGTCCTTGGCTACTTGGTCCGGTTAAAAAATgggggcttaaaaatacactcaaagtcttccttgcttgttttaagaggcgactaaaagcaaTTTGTTgattagcaacctgcaaattttgaaacttcactGCTACTTAAACGTCAGCAACACCTCGAATAAGGGCTGACCTCACGCAACGACctgtggctatcgaaaatggactatgaccTGTTTCAGGAATGTGCGAACGCTCCTGGTTAATGGTAGCGAGtgccctcagaatgctcgctttctccaactgaaGGAAAtgtccagcgatataaactggatatcctggacctaagcgaagtaaaattgtggggctctggagagtactGCTCTCCTTTTTtcgacaatgtgcttttgtactctgaaaatccaagtggtagcagatgcgaatccggtATCGGGTTGTgtttgacggctaccgcaaggcgcgctctcttgacctgaaagtaaatttttgacagactcctaactgcaagattccggtccaggttaaggagcataaaAATTGTACAATGCACGGACCAGCGAAGATtcccgatgtagtggagaaatgatgctttctacaagcaattaaacgcggttTAGGAGAGGTtgaggtgatctgaatgccaaggtgggatctgacaacagcttgctcggacatatgatggaGAAACACGCTCTTCTACTGCCTTGAAGTTGGcggcatattgttcgagcacagccTACTATTTagttgggttttaactgacTGACATCGTACGGgcgatcagatcgaccacttcgtgaTCAGCTGCAAATGCATTACAAGAGAAGAGTccacatcggcttcgaaagggatcaccatctaatggtcggTTACTTCCGCTTGCATGTTACGTCCGGTATTTCTCGTAGGGCTATGAAGCTGCGACCCCCCAAGTTCAAAAACGAcagcttgtatgatccagctgtcgctcgactgtgggagaactatcttgagaatatcgatgaaaattagtccgccataaaaaatgctcttttatcTGCTCTTTTATATCTCATGGGCCTTGTCCTGAAGGCGTCATAAGTTCTGGTTGACTGCGAAATCTTAGAAGCGGATTGATGATGTTCTTTCGTTAATACCTGTCTGCGACAtattatcggagtacgctggcttcGAACTTAGTCAGTGCACAGACCTGACACTCGTATGCACTGTGATGGTTAGGTAGAAGTGGTTaacaatcgcaggaaaaacaaaacAGGTTGGTGACAACAAGGTCGTCGCAAAATAAATCAATGAATATACCGTTGCCAGGTTAAGCTTCATAGTGCACTCGGACTATACACGGGACAGAACGATAAAGGCATATTCACCTCTAGTAAAAATGATGTCTAGTAGCGAGGTTAATTTGCAGCTTAATGCATTTTGTCAACGGACATCTCTTAGCATTTTAATTAGAAATATTTTAACCTCAATGTTAGGATGCACAACCAAAACCTTTTCTAATAGCAGTTACGATTAAATAACTTACCCCGCACTTATCATATTTGAATCTCTTCCAAATTGTAGTTTTCGTCTCCAACGGTGTTCCATCCGCGACATTATAATTTGGATTAGTGAAGGTCAGAATCGATCGGCTTGATCCTCTCGATGCACGTTTGGGTTTCTTTCGTTTagaattaaaaactaaaactagaAGGATGACCAGAACAAAAAATTAGATCGTGCACATCTCTTTTTCCTTAATTTGAAAGGGGAAAGTTGACCTACCTATAATTGCAATCACAACCACAATTAAAAGGACACTAACAATTCCGCTACCAACAATTATGATACGTTCTTGGGCAGTAGTCGAGCTGGAATCGAAATTATCCTCATTCGAAGTATCTGGAAGTCCTTCATCCAAATATTCAGATCCATCTTCTGGACGCATTGGGATAACATAAGCTGGTTCCAGCTTGCAAGCTCTATCGTCAGGTTGATCAGGACATCCACAACTGTATGTTTTGCctttgaagaaacacaagtgGGAACAAGCACCGTTGTCGTGAGCACACGGGTTCCAATCTAATGGTTGCCTGTTCGGCGACACGGAGCGTATGTCTAATGCTCCGCGGAGACCATGTCGAATTTCTTCAATGTTAAGATTTCCAGAATTAGATGCCCGAAAGATGGATTTGTTATACCAGTCGGTCCAGTAGATGTAATTATCGAGCTGTTGGAAGGATGAAaagattattataaaaaaattctcaGAAAAGGACACATATGCAAATCGAGTTAAAATGATTTAGTACGCATCTTACCAGTGTCACACCGAATGGATGTTCAGCTCGCGGTATTATGGAATTCCTCTTTCCGCCATCGAAGTCAGACATTTCAATCCGATCTTGTAAAGCATCGGCCCAGTAAAGTCGTCTAGCCCTAGAGATGAATAAATATGCTTAAGCATCCATAGTGAGGTTTTCCGAATTTTTAAAACTTACTCAAAATCGATAGCCAGTCCAGTAGGGaaaccaagattggtgtgaacaatCTGTTTTCGCCCTGATCCATCCATTAAACATCTTTCAATTCTAGCAGGGTCTCCCCAGTCGGACCAGAATATATATCTGAAAACAGATGTCATTAAGTAGCTTCTTCAACACTGAGTCGCTAAAGACCTACCCTCTCTTAGGATACAATATCAATGAGCGAGGATCACTAAGGTCCTCTTTCAAAATTGCCTTTCGGCTGGTACCATCCAATCTAGCGACTTCTATTATTTTAGCGGCGCTATCAGACCAATAAATGTTATTAGCTATCCAGTCAACAGCCAATCCGTTGGGAGTATGCAATCCCTTGACAACAATCGTTTTTGAATCAGACATATTTAATAGGTCTACACTCTTGATGACATCTAGGTTCACATCAGCATAGAATAATCGCGAGAGATTGTAGTGGTAGTCAAGAACAACGGAGCCATGTACTCCATTGACTGGCAGGACGACATCCATGAGATCCTTGGTATCCATTGAAATTCGACCGATTCCAGATCGCAGTGCGAATATCAAGTAGTTCTGTAAAAATGAAAGTAATGCTTCAAAATGAAAACATGGTTTTCCCAAGCAGACTTCATACCTCAGGAATATCTTCACAAATCGTGTCGCTACCATTCTTCATTCTTAGACCAGTCGGGCATTTGCAACTGTAACCGTCTGGGTGACGCAGGCATAGGTGGGAACAGCCTCCATTGTTGATTTTGCAAGCATTCTCCGAAAGTGTTGCATTTTTCTAAGAAAAACGAAAGAGTTGCAGTAGATCTTGATACTAGGAAGTTACCGTCCACTTACCGAAATAACTCTAACGCCCATCAATCCCTCAATGTCTGACTTTATTACTTTTGTGTTCGATGCGTTGTTTTTATTAACCATGTGAAGCGCTTTTGATTTCCAGTCTGTCCAATACACATCCATGTCTGTTACTGCAATGCCGTATGGATGCTGGAGCTCGGAGATTATAATCTTCCTGTTGTTTCCATCATAGTCGCAAGATTCAATGTGTTTGAGTTGGGCGTCTGTCCAATAGACTCGTTTCTGCTCTACATCGAAACAGATTCCATTAGGCCATCCAAGGTGAGCGGTAACAATCTTAATTCTTTGTTCTCCATCCATATGAGACCTTTCTATTTTAGGGTAAGTTAACCAGTCGGTCCAGAATAAGAATCCTGAATCATAGTCCAGTGTGATTCCTCGCGGAGAGTAGAGATCTTCGTAGGCTAAGACCAAACGGTTTCCCCCATCGAGGTCGCTTACTTCAATTGTGTGCCGGCCAGAGTCTGTCCAGTAGATCTATGGAGGAGTAATCAAGTTTCAAAAATAATATTGCTGGTTTCCTTGCGTCACTAGTTACCTTTCTTCCAACTGAATCGATAACCAATCCATCAACACTGTCCAAACTCTCAGCATTAACTTGACGTGTATGCAACCCGTCTGATCGAGAGCTCATGATTACATCTTCATAGTTGTCTGACCAATAAATTTCTCCAGTTTGAAGATCTACATCGACTGACATTGCATTGGATATGGGAGGCAGTGGAAGGACGACATCGATCAAATGCTCGATGTCCAATGAAATTTGTCGAATGTCATATCGATGTGCAACGATGATGTATCTCGAGGGTCCTTCGTGGCAAGTCTTTGAATCGGCGGTCAGTTTCACACCAATAGGACATGCGCAACTGTATCCACTCGGGTTCAGCAGGCATATGTGGGAGCAACCACCTTTAGATTGCCCACATGGATTTCTAAAATGCCCACGATTACGGTGGAAAACTCGAATATCCATTAGGTCACTGGTATTGCTAATGATAGTTCTTCGATTCTTCCCAGTAAGTTTGTCAGCCATTTGTACACTTTTTGTGTCCCAATCTGTCCAAAATACTTTATTTTCATTCAAGTCCAAACCAAACGGATGCTCTATTCCGGTTTCTAAAAAAGCAGgtcttcaataaaaaaatcaagtacTTTGGATTACAGAACTTACTGATCAATGCatttcttccagttccatcGAAGTTAATATATTCCAGGCTTTTCGTCCCAGCGTCCACGAAGTAGAGTTTATTATCATCCTGGTCGATTGCCAAACCATTTGGCCATTGTAGATTCTCTGACACAAGGACCTTCCTGCCACTTCCATCCATGCCTGCTCGTTCAATCATCGGCCTTGTTCCCCAATCAGACCAAAACATGTAACCGTCAATGGGATCAACTACAATATCCCGTGGCTTGTCTAGATTCTGCCATACTAATAGTGCCCGAAGTGTGCCGTCCAGGGTTGCGACTTCAATACGATTGGTTCCAGGGTCAGTCCAGTAAATCTTTTCTGTTACCCAGTCCAAAGCCAATCCAGCTGGAGATTGGAGATTGGTGTGGATTACGCTTTGTTGATTGCTTCCGTTCAAGTGAGCCCGATAAATAGCACTCCGTTCTACATCAGTCCAAAATACTGAATCAGATTTGCTGCACCAATCTAATGCCACTGTCGATTTGAGCCCATCCAAAGGAACTATCATATCGACTTCGCTGTTGGACGCTTTAGAGTTTAATTGACGTAAGCGAATGTCCTTGCGACGGGCTACAAGAAGCAAACGATCTGGGGCGCTGTTACATGTTTTCCTGAAAGTGGGGACAGATTGAGTGAGAATGAAAGGACAGCAGTGAGTAGAAATTCGAAATTAAAGTGTCTTATCACATCGAATCCATCTCATAAAAAAATTGGTTTTACATACTATTTACCTAATTGCACTTTGTTTGCAGAAGGACATAGATAGTGGTGTGTTTCCTAGAGAATTGATGCTACAAGTTTTTTTTGCTTTGGCAGTTGAACTACAAAGGATTCAACGAGATTCAACGTCAAACTTGCAGGTCAAGCCTCAATTTGACCAATGAAAGAAGAGAGGTGGGATAAAATTCCGTTGAACTTTTCCGAGGTCAAGGCAACCACAGTTGTGGGAAGAGGACCAGATCGGAGAGAATCACTCAGGGGTGCTCCGAACAGGAAGAAATGTGCGAAGGAGGTCTGGACAAAACCAAATTTGAAAGAGGTAGGTAATACTAAGCCAAATACTTTAAAGACGGGATTGTTGATATCAAGGCACTTCCAAAGCAGTCACGAAAATTGCGAAGAAAGGTTAGGTTGTCGACGAGCAATAAAAAAGCCGATTACCCAGAGTGGATTCTTGTGGTATAGCAGAGGAAGGCGAAAAGGAGTGGCATATGTCGGAGCAATTAGTGAGTTAGGAGGTCGGCTATGTAAGCGAATGAATAATGCAAAGAGAGGTGAGATTGGACAGAAATATTGTGTGATTAACAGAGTCAAAGGCCTTAAGGAGAATTAAGACATTTGACCCGAAGTCTAGTAAGTTCGTAGAAATGAACCGATTTTCTCATACTGTATTGCTTTTTAACGCTGAGTCGCTGGCTCATGTAACTCTCAAAAATTTTATATCTGGATGAGAGGACCGGAACAGGATGGTAATTCTTGTTCAAAATTATGCAGATGTGGAAGGGAAGGAGGGATGTATTGATTGGTCtgtagcatagccaggttatGAAGTCCGTTGGAATAGGGTCCAAAATTAGTGTCAAGGTAGCCGATGAGGTGCTTGATTAAAAAAGGGCAGGAGTATTGGGGAGGATGCGGAGTAGACTGCGTTTAGAGAGGGGGCGAGAAGAAGAGGGTGATGAGGAATTATGCGCCCAGGAAAAATGAGCACTGATAAAGTCACGGGATTGTTGAAGCAGCAGAAATGTGTGGTTTCCGGGAGACGTAGTTTTTCTCGAGTTTCAGACGGAGCTTTTAATGGATCTCAGTAATGAATGCTAAAGGAATGAGAGGAGATAATGATTGcgagccaggtttcagaaatgcagatgatgtaCGAAGCTAAGGCTTGTAAATTGGAGCATAACAGCTTAATTTTTAAGTACAGTGTCTTTAATTAATAAACGATTCGTTTATGTTGGCCGACGAGGTGGATGGCACGAAAATTTCTTTGTAGTTCCTCCCTCTGGTAAGGTTTGATGAAAACCTCCTCCTCCTACAATACGCTGGAGATTTTATCCATGATGCCGTGGAGAATATTGCCGGGAGAGGTAGAATAAGCCAGCTTGGATTCCAAGTGTTGCTTTCTGTAGCAGCAGGTCGTTAGAACGAGTGGTAGTAGTATAAGTAGAAAAACTCGAAATTATGTCTGGTATAGCTCGGAATGCATCGATGGAACATTTAAGAGGAAACGCGTGAGAGCTAGTTTTTTACGAAGCATTggaacaccaagtggttcatcaacttgtgctcaaggtatgggacagcgaatcaatgcctgacgattggcaacgaggcattatctgtctcatacataaaaagggagatatcacacagtgcagcaattatagaggtatcacgttgctgactaccatctataagatattctccactatcttgctaggccggatagccccatacgcccagaacatcattggcccataccaaagagtcttcactccaggcaaatcaacaacagatcatattttctctctccggcaagcgatggaaaaacttttggaatatggacaacagttgcaccatctgttcatcgactttaaagccgcctatgatagcatagccagggtaaaattgtacatggccatgagagaattcggtatcccgacgaaattaataagactgactaggctgaccctgaccaatgtgcgaggccagataaaagcagcaggatcactctcaagaccattcgacatcaacaacggtctacgacaaggggatgccctatcatgcgacctctttaacctggccctcgagaaagtgatccatgatgctgatgtaaatgcaagaggtacgatccttttcaaatccacccaactactggcctatgctgaccatatcgacatcatgggaagaaccacccgagacgtacaaactgctttcatccagatcgagcaggcggcgattggcgctagatcacatcaatgaaggcaagacaaaatatatggtggcaacgtcagcaccgaagacgaatcaaccaacaacatcaaaccgcactggtcaaccacgaagaagaataaggataggagagtacaactttgagatcgttgataatccggctcaataggttacggtgggcgggtcacttaatccgtatggataaggatgatcccacccggaaagtctataagggcaatatcgatggtagcaaaagaagacgaggcagaccctgcctaagatggagcgatggcgtaggtcaggacgccaagcagcttttaggaataccgaattggtggcaggcctagatcggataccgattgttccaccgttgatgatgatgtcgttATCTTGTTGCCATGATGATCCGGGCTTGAATAATGACACCAGCGTCaatccctctgataatcagatcAGAGCAAACATCGGCAAGTAAACTTCACAAGCACGGCTtacagctagcaacggaactgaAGAATGTTGCATAACGGGCAATTCAGGATAAAAGCGCGCACGTACATAGACTTACTTCGAAATCGGTCGAACGAGAAAGCTATTTCACAAAGGAAAAGGAAGCGTAGGTGAACCAATAAGTTAGTGACGAACCTAAAAgttcttttgtatttttacGGTAAAACCATCTTCCATTTTTATCGGTATAGAACAATGAGGATATGATAATTGCAAAATGACAAACTTGGTCTGACAACGCAACTAGCTACATTCTTTGAAGGATTCAGAATTTGGATCAAAGTTTCCTTAGATTGGCTATTAATAAACTGCTTAACTTAATTTTGGCGTCAAtcaaataaagaaagaaaacttAATGTCGCGTATTAGACATCATTTGTTATAAACATGAGAAATGAATTACTTTGCATTGGCTTTTATtcttatttcattttaattatgCCTATAATAAATAGTAACTAGGGATTCCTCTGCTATGAAAAAACTCTTAAGAATAGCCATCCTTTTTTCACTATTTCGCTATTTTAGAAACTTTGCCTAACTAAAAGTACTTACTGATCCTCTTTCAATGTCAATCCAATTGGGCATCCACATCTTCTTGAATTCTTATTCGGCAAGCATAAATGGGAACATCCTCCTCTCAACCCGCGTCGGTCCTTCATGCAACGATCATTGAAATTCGGTTGTCGGGCCGGATGGTAACTATGAATGTCCATAGGGAAATGTAAGCCTTCATGAACTGTTCGGAAACCTTTTCCTGTAATTTTATTTGCAGCCGAAACACTTTTCGTATTCCAGTCAGTCCAGTACATAGTGTCCTCGAATATAGTTAGGGCGAAAGGATGTGGGAGGTGGTTGCTTAAAATCTGAAAGCGCAACTCATATCAGATACTTTTCCGGAAATTTGTGCGTATATTTACCTTCATTCTCTCCGACCCATCAAAGTTGGAACTTTCAATTACGTGATGTTTAGCGTCAGCCCAG
The DNA window shown above is from Hermetia illucens chromosome 5, iHerIll2.2.curated.20191125, whole genome shotgun sequence and carries:
- the LOC119658039 gene encoding low-density lipoprotein receptor-related protein 4 — protein: MYIILFIQFFVQLVLCQYETTTQWPLDSYGKTQRMQPGGAGRQIYSHGSMRPVSTATNLQQPPHIDDPRAHRPYLPHGILTTEPLNPGAPPPVVTSLRVISGARAPGGFANAGGIGMGPGGLSGTGTGGVRGDLYGVREFGERHGDILVGGRMKERFQGPVKITHENVFRPQNSLVIDESHLFVPNDEGGQDCDLYCQPWEWFCPISCLCIPKDARCDKIQQCEKGEDEEDCNGTNEDIVNKIAYECEVTGTHIMCPKTYRCIAKEWLCDGDDDCGDYSDETHCGARNNCTEDQFECGNGFCIQKSWVCDGDNDCKDYSDEANCSKMACTSEHFQCADGYCVSLSFRCDGEADCADASDELNCQTPMASCPEGEFKCRGGLGGAGGPGGRCVLQRFRCDGDNDCGDWSDEEGCPKKPSSCTSSEFKCEDGYCIPKRWKCDGEQDCDGGEDEKECGNVESNLPRTCGPDEYTCRNGRCILNTWLCDGYPDCSRGEDEVNCKMTCDVGQFLCPARKNSTNLKICVHQKHVCDGHNDCPSGEDEQNCPSQKPCPLHSACEHLCVITPEGHDECSCRVGYTLHENKRNCTDIDECQFLTAPVCSQKCHNTLGSFTCSCEPGYILRPDLRSCKALGGAVQLIMANRGDIRQVTLSNNRYTSIVKGLHNAIAIDYHFKKGLLFWSDVSTDVLKMVYMNGTRMRDIIKWGLESPGGIAVDWIHDLLFWTDSGTRRVEVSNFQGNLRAVLAANDLDKPRAIVVHPGEAYVFWSDWGPNPKIERSYMDGSERTAIISKGVFWPNGLAIDYPAHRIYWADAKHHVIESSNFDGSERMKILSNHLPHPFALTIFEDTMYWTDWNTKSVSAANKITGKGFRTVHEGLHFPMDIHSYHPARQPNFNDRCMKDRRGLRGGCSHLCLPNKNSRRCGCPIGLTLKEDQKTCNSAPDRLLLVARRKDIRLRQLNSKASNSEVDMIVPLDGLKSTVALDWCSKSDSVFWTDVERSAIYRAHLNGSNQQSVIHTNLQSPAGLALDWVTEKIYWTDPGTNRIEVATLDGTLRALLVWQNLDKPRDIVVDPIDGYMFWSDWGTRPMIERAGMDGSGRKVLVSENLQWPNGLAIDQDDNKLYFVDAGTKSLEYINFDGTGRNALIKTGIEHPFGLDLNENKVFWTDWDTKSVQMADKLTGKNRRTIISNTSDLMDIRVFHRNRGHFRNPCGQSKGGCSHICLLNPSGYSCACPIGVKLTADSKTCHEGPSRYIIVAHRYDIRQISLDIEHLIDVVLPLPPISNAMSVDVDLQTGEIYWSDNYEDVIMSSRSDGLHTRQVNAESLDSVDGLVIDSVGRKIYWTDSGRHTIEVSDLDGGNRLVLAYEDLYSPRGITLDYDSGFLFWTDWLTYPKIERSHMDGEQRIKIVTAHLGWPNGICFDVEQKRVYWTDAQLKHIESCDYDGNNRKIIISELQHPYGIAVTDMDVYWTDWKSKALHMVNKNNASNTKVIKSDIEGLMGVRVISKNATLSENACKINNGGCSHLCLRHPDGYSCKCPTGLRMKNGSDTICEDIPENYLIFALRSGIGRISMDTKDLMDVVLPVNGVHGSVVLDYHYNLSRLFYADVNLDVIKSVDLLNMSDSKTIVVKGLHTPNGLAVDWIANNIYWSDSAAKIIEVARLDGTSRKAILKEDLSDPRSLILYPKRGYIFWSDWGDPARIERCLMDGSGRKQIVHTNLGFPTGLAIDFEARRLYWADALQDRIEMSDFDGGKRNSIIPRAEHPFGVTLLDNYIYWTDWYNKSIFRASNSGNLNIEEIRHGLRGALDIRSVSPNRQPLDWNPCAHDNGACSHLCFFKGKTYSCGCPDQPDDRACKLEPAYVIPMRPEDGSEYLDEGLPDTSNEDNFDSSSTTAQERIIIVGSGIVSVLLIVVVIAIIVLVFNSKRKKPKRASRGSSRSILTFTNPNYNVADGTPLETKTTIWKRFKYDKCGDRVYEERSLTAETTSSSLMVPTPSPMPSPSGMALSTIT